A single region of the Ictalurus punctatus breed USDA103 chromosome 17, Coco_2.0, whole genome shotgun sequence genome encodes:
- the tekt1 gene encoding tektin-1 has translation MSRVLKAPPKFLPSEWKHANHTRFRSAEAERARSVRLTAECKRLIEESEKSVRCMQQDANNRLEKRLKDVTFWRQELEQKLHEMVQEIEQLLVIKDRVERALGSCSGPLQATLDCLDERQKRVEIDLVHDEVEKELQKEKDVIDGVTALLQRTLEQIVEQIRLNRSAKYYLEKDLRDKFQAERIEEFCSLLSSTTASVEEKAPAGQCADGGLAVTPREWETFSDVNISKAEKERSNSTSLRALVENLLVQTAADMRRQHEAAGSALTLRIHEIRSAKAGLEDQLSKLLVEIASQEQNLDALKVAVADKEGPLKVAQTRLHARSQRPRIELCNDHAQARLLSEVQQLTSHISRLKESLAESEMELRALTRNQLLLEEEIQVKSNSLYIDEVICTQLRQAVTIHDF, from the exons atgTCTCGGGTATTAAAAGCACCTCCTAAGTTTCTGCCTTCTGAGTGGAAACATGCGAACCACACGCGCTTCAGGAGCGCGGAGGCCGAGCGAGCACGCTCCGTGCGACTCACGGCCGAGTGTAAGAGACTGATAGAGGAGAGCGAGAAGTCGGTGAGATGCATGCAGCAGGATGCTAACAACAGGCTGG AGAAGAGGCTCAAAGATGTTACGTTCTGGAGGCAGGAGCTGGAGCAGAAACTGCACGAGATGGTACAGGAGATCGAGCAGCTCCTGGTTATAAAGGACCGAGTAGAGAGAGCTCTGGGGAGTTGCTCCGGGCCTCTTCAAGCCACGCTGGACTGTCTGGACGAGAG GCAGAAGCGGGTGGAGATAGACCTGGTTCATGACGAGGTGGAGAAGGAGCTTCAGAAGGAGAAGGATGTGATCGATGGAGTGACGGCTCTCCTCCAGCGCACTCTGGAGCAGATCGTTGAGCAGATCAG ACTCAACCGCTCGGCCAAATATTACCTGGAGAAAGATCTGCGGGACAAATTTCAGGCTGAACGCATCGAGGAGTTCTGCTCCCTGCTCAGCAGCACCACGGCGAGCGTCGAGGAGAAGGCTCCAGCGGGACAGTGTGCTGATGGAGG acTCGCCGTGACTCCTCGCGAATGGGAGACGTTCTCCGACGTGAACATCAGCAAGGCGGAGAAGGAGAGGAGTAACTCGACGTCTCTGAGGGCGCTGGTGGAGAACCTGCTGGTGCAGACGGCGGCAGACATGCGGAGGCAGCACGAGGCCGCCGGCTCGGCCCTGACGCTGCGCATACACGAGATCAGAAGCGCTAAGGCGGGGCTGGAAGATCAGCTGAGCAAG CTGCTTGTGGAGATTGCGAGCCAGGAACAGAACCTCGATGCTCTGAAAGTGGCCGTCGCTGATAAAGAAGGGCCGCTAAAGGTGGCGCAGACACGGCTGCACGCGCGCAGTCAGCGTCCCAGAATTGAGCTGTGCAACGATCACGCTCAGGCACGCCTGCTCTCTGAAGTGCAACAGCTCACCAGCCACATCTCCAG GCTGAAAGAAAGTTTGGCCGAGTCGGAGATGGAGCTCAGAGCCCTGACCAGGAACCAGCTGCTCCTGGAGGAGGAGATCCAGGTCAAATCAAACTCGCTGTACATCGACGAAGTGATCTGCACTCAGCTCCGTCAGGCAGTCACCATTCACGACTTCTAA
- the inpp5ka gene encoding inositol polyphosphate 5-phosphatase Ka isoform X4 yields MEQETLKALNALRLEQKTHNIDTFRLFMVTWNVATAEPPDDITSLLQLNSPKKADLYVIGLQEVRAAPLKFVKDLAFGDSWSCLFMNTLTPLGYIQVSSVRMQGLLLLLFSKLEHLPFIRDIRTTYTRTGIYGYWGNKGGVSLRISFYGHSLCFLNCHLAAHINYASQRVEEFEHILNSQTFDGKNTPSVLDHKLVFWFGDLNFRIEDHGMHFIRNCISSKNFNLLWSKDQLTMMKKKIPRLQQFEEGPLEFQPTYKFDLNSDKYDSRLQTAWFGLTGKKRKPAWCDRILWRMNTKPPPENADKDLDEYDGGGDYDGEQKQLEEPLDEFPLKVEQDAYTSNMEYGISDHKPVTGIFRLELRRMYETPLVRVRAEGEWSADMDAVVTYCPLEQFPSSAWDWVGLYKVGFQSIYDYITYTWVKDDQVALSNELIQVYVSKEEIPVLGGECVLCYYSSNLQCIVGISEPFKVHASQAAIEEGFLPQNVNRFGRDSAS; encoded by the exons ATGGAGCAGGAAACTTTAAAAGCACTGAACGCTCTCAGATTGGAGCAGAAGACGCACAACATCGACACTTTCAG GCTCTTCATGGTCACATGGAACGTGGCTACAGCAGAGCCTCCTGATGACATCACGTCCCTACTGCAGCTTAATTCCCCGAAGAAAGCAGACCTCTATGTGATCGG TTTACAGGAAGTGAGAGCAGCACCTCTGAAGTTCGTCAAAGATCTGGCTTTCGGAGATTCCTGGAGTTGCCTGTTCATGAACACGCTGACTCCTCTGGGCTATATTCAA GTGTCCTCTGTGAGGATGCAGggactgctgctgctgctctttTCTAAGTTAGAGCACCTCCCCTTTATCCGAGACATCCGGACCACGTACACTCGCACCGGGATCTACGGatactgg GGTAATAAAGGAGGGGTGAGCCTCCGTATCTCCTTCTACGGTCATTCGCTCTGCTTCCTCAACTGTCACCTGGCAGCCCACATCAATTACGCCTCTCAAAGGGTGGAGGAATTTGAGCACATCCTGAACTCCCAGACGTTTGACGGCAAAAACACTCCATCTGTTTTAGACcacaa GCTCGTCTTCTGGTTCGGAGACTTGAATTTTCGTATCGAAGACCACGGGATGCACTTCATCCGCAACTGCATCAGCAGCAAGAATTTCAACCTGCTGTGGTCTAAAGACCAG CTGActatgatgaagaagaagatccCCAGACTGCAGCAGTTTGAAGAAGGACCTCTCGAGTTTCAGCCTACCTACAAATTCGACTTGAACTCTGATAAATACGACTCGAG GCTGCAGACGGCTTGGTTCGGTCTTAC CGGGAAAAAGCGAAAGCCTGCGTGGTGCGATCGGATCCTGTGGCGGATGAACACCAAACCTCCCCCTGAGAATGCGGATAAAGACCTTGATGAatatgatggtggtggtgattatgATGGAGAGCAGAAGCAGCTCGAGGAACCGTTGGATGAATTTCCTCTCAAAGTAGAGCAGGACGCTTACACCAGCAACATGGAGTACGGCATCAGTGACCATAAACCCGTCACGGGCATCTTCAGACTGGAG CTGAGGAGGATGTACGAGACTCCACTGGTGCGTGTGCGTGCCGAGGGTGAATGGAGCGCAGACATGGACGCTGTGGTGACCTACTGCCCTCTGGAGCAGTTTCCCTCCAGCGCCTGGGACTGGGTTGGCCTTTATAAG GTTGGATTCCAGAGCATTTATGATTACATCACCTATACCTGGGTAAAAGATGACCAGGTGGCCTTGAGTAACGAGCTCATCCAG GTTTATGTGAGCAAGGAGGAGATCCCGGTTCTAGGTGGGGAATGTGTACTGTGCTACTACAGTAGTAacctgcagtgcattgtgggtatcaGCGAACCTTTTAAA GTTCACGCGTCGCAAGCGGCGATTGAAGAAGGCTTCCTACCCCAGAACGTTAACAGATTCGGACGGGATTCGGCCAGTTAG
- the xaf1 gene encoding XIAP-associated factor 1, producing the protein MDASEELAICSHCQKDVVKTNLPMHEAHCQRFLCLCPDCEEPVPKDQLEEHREEQHTPVKCKKCNRKMEKCKLADHDANECTERLQSCEYCQLDFPWSKLKEHVVACGSRTELCQDCNKYVTLKDQLQHAQTCTSEDFSFKTKSINGNVKPLIGNTLQKDEPDDYVVYDSRDQRASQSADPEPDDTTLSLSDLQKKKRNERTGWVDEDQIRTCPHCHLALPVNTLQWHADKCWIAEGLKRMNEAKDASVKK; encoded by the exons ATGGACGCTTCAGAAGAGCTGGCGATTTGTAGCCACTG CCAGAAAGACGTGGTGAAGACGAACCTTCCCATGCATGAAGCTCACTGCCAGCGTTTCCTGTGTCTGTGTCCCGACTGTGAAGAACCGGTGCCTAAGGATCAGCTCGAAGAACATCGTGAGGAACAGCACACTCCG GTTAAATGCAAGAAGTGCAATAGGAAGATGGAAAAATGCAAGCTAGCAGACCATGAT GCAAACGAATGCACAGAGAGGCTTCAGAGCTGCGAGTACTGTCAGCTGGATTTCCCTTGGAGCAAACTGAAGGAGCACGTCGTAGCCTGTGGGAGTCGGACAGAACTCTGTCAGGACTGTAACAAGTACGTCACCCTGAAAGACCAGCTCCAGCACGCTCAGACCTGCACCTCTGAGGACTTCAGCTTTAAAA CTAAATCCATTAATGGAAATGTAAAGCCTCTGATAGGGAACACTCTGCAGAAGGATGAG cccgatGATTACGTGGTATACGATTCGAGAGATCAGCGTGCTAGCCAATCCGCCGATCCTGAGCCTGATGACACGACTCTGTCGCTGTCGGATctgcagaagaagaagcggaaTGAGAGAACTGGCTGGGTAGATGAGGATCAGATCAGAACCTGTCCACACTGTCACCTCGCTCTACCAGTAAACACACTGCAATGGCACGCT GACAAATGCTGGATTGCTGAAGGTCTGAAACGGATGAACGAGGCAAAGGACGCGAGTGTGAAGAAGTGA
- the inpp5ka gene encoding inositol polyphosphate 5-phosphatase Ka isoform X3, with protein MVIICDEMEQETLKALNALRLEQKTHNIDTFRLFMVTWNVATAEPPDDITSLLQLNSPKKADLYVIGLQEVRAAPLKFVKDLAFGDSWSCLFMNTLTPLGYIQVSSVRMQGLLLLLFSKLEHLPFIRDIRTTYTRTGIYGYWGNKGGVSLRISFYGHSLCFLNCHLAAHINYASQRVEEFEHILNSQTFDGKNTPSVLDHKLVFWFGDLNFRIEDHGMHFIRNCISSKNFNLLWSKDQLTMMKKKIPRLQQFEEGPLEFQPTYKFDLNSDKYDSRLQTAWFGLTGKKRKPAWCDRILWRMNTKPPPENADKDLDEYDGGGDYDGEQKQLEEPLDEFPLKVEQDAYTSNMEYGISDHKPVTGIFRLELRRMYETPLVRVRAEGEWSADMDAVVTYCPLEQFPSSAWDWVGLYKVGFQSIYDYITYTWVKDDQVALSNELIQVYVSKEEIPVLGGECVLCYYSSNLQCIVGISEPFKVHASQAAIEEGFLPQNVNRFGRDSAS; from the exons ATGGTCATTATTT gTGATGAGATGGAGCAGGAAACTTTAAAAGCACTGAACGCTCTCAGATTGGAGCAGAAGACGCACAACATCGACACTTTCAG GCTCTTCATGGTCACATGGAACGTGGCTACAGCAGAGCCTCCTGATGACATCACGTCCCTACTGCAGCTTAATTCCCCGAAGAAAGCAGACCTCTATGTGATCGG TTTACAGGAAGTGAGAGCAGCACCTCTGAAGTTCGTCAAAGATCTGGCTTTCGGAGATTCCTGGAGTTGCCTGTTCATGAACACGCTGACTCCTCTGGGCTATATTCAA GTGTCCTCTGTGAGGATGCAGggactgctgctgctgctctttTCTAAGTTAGAGCACCTCCCCTTTATCCGAGACATCCGGACCACGTACACTCGCACCGGGATCTACGGatactgg GGTAATAAAGGAGGGGTGAGCCTCCGTATCTCCTTCTACGGTCATTCGCTCTGCTTCCTCAACTGTCACCTGGCAGCCCACATCAATTACGCCTCTCAAAGGGTGGAGGAATTTGAGCACATCCTGAACTCCCAGACGTTTGACGGCAAAAACACTCCATCTGTTTTAGACcacaa GCTCGTCTTCTGGTTCGGAGACTTGAATTTTCGTATCGAAGACCACGGGATGCACTTCATCCGCAACTGCATCAGCAGCAAGAATTTCAACCTGCTGTGGTCTAAAGACCAG CTGActatgatgaagaagaagatccCCAGACTGCAGCAGTTTGAAGAAGGACCTCTCGAGTTTCAGCCTACCTACAAATTCGACTTGAACTCTGATAAATACGACTCGAG GCTGCAGACGGCTTGGTTCGGTCTTAC CGGGAAAAAGCGAAAGCCTGCGTGGTGCGATCGGATCCTGTGGCGGATGAACACCAAACCTCCCCCTGAGAATGCGGATAAAGACCTTGATGAatatgatggtggtggtgattatgATGGAGAGCAGAAGCAGCTCGAGGAACCGTTGGATGAATTTCCTCTCAAAGTAGAGCAGGACGCTTACACCAGCAACATGGAGTACGGCATCAGTGACCATAAACCCGTCACGGGCATCTTCAGACTGGAG CTGAGGAGGATGTACGAGACTCCACTGGTGCGTGTGCGTGCCGAGGGTGAATGGAGCGCAGACATGGACGCTGTGGTGACCTACTGCCCTCTGGAGCAGTTTCCCTCCAGCGCCTGGGACTGGGTTGGCCTTTATAAG GTTGGATTCCAGAGCATTTATGATTACATCACCTATACCTGGGTAAAAGATGACCAGGTGGCCTTGAGTAACGAGCTCATCCAG GTTTATGTGAGCAAGGAGGAGATCCCGGTTCTAGGTGGGGAATGTGTACTGTGCTACTACAGTAGTAacctgcagtgcattgtgggtatcaGCGAACCTTTTAAA GTTCACGCGTCGCAAGCGGCGATTGAAGAAGGCTTCCTACCCCAGAACGTTAACAGATTCGGACGGGATTCGGCCAGTTAG
- the inpp5ka gene encoding inositol polyphosphate 5-phosphatase Ka isoform X5, whose translation MVTWNVATAEPPDDITSLLQLNSPKKADLYVIGLQEVRAAPLKFVKDLAFGDSWSCLFMNTLTPLGYIQVSSVRMQGLLLLLFSKLEHLPFIRDIRTTYTRTGIYGYWGNKGGVSLRISFYGHSLCFLNCHLAAHINYASQRVEEFEHILNSQTFDGKNTPSVLDHKLVFWFGDLNFRIEDHGMHFIRNCISSKNFNLLWSKDQLTMMKKKIPRLQQFEEGPLEFQPTYKFDLNSDKYDSRLQTAWFGLTGKKRKPAWCDRILWRMNTKPPPENADKDLDEYDGGGDYDGEQKQLEEPLDEFPLKVEQDAYTSNMEYGISDHKPVTGIFRLELRRMYETPLVRVRAEGEWSADMDAVVTYCPLEQFPSSAWDWVGLYKVGFQSIYDYITYTWVKDDQVALSNELIQVYVSKEEIPVLGGECVLCYYSSNLQCIVGISEPFKVHASQAAIEEGFLPQNVNRFGRDSAS comes from the exons ATGGTCACATGGAACGTGGCTACAGCAGAGCCTCCTGATGACATCACGTCCCTACTGCAGCTTAATTCCCCGAAGAAAGCAGACCTCTATGTGATCGG TTTACAGGAAGTGAGAGCAGCACCTCTGAAGTTCGTCAAAGATCTGGCTTTCGGAGATTCCTGGAGTTGCCTGTTCATGAACACGCTGACTCCTCTGGGCTATATTCAA GTGTCCTCTGTGAGGATGCAGggactgctgctgctgctctttTCTAAGTTAGAGCACCTCCCCTTTATCCGAGACATCCGGACCACGTACACTCGCACCGGGATCTACGGatactgg GGTAATAAAGGAGGGGTGAGCCTCCGTATCTCCTTCTACGGTCATTCGCTCTGCTTCCTCAACTGTCACCTGGCAGCCCACATCAATTACGCCTCTCAAAGGGTGGAGGAATTTGAGCACATCCTGAACTCCCAGACGTTTGACGGCAAAAACACTCCATCTGTTTTAGACcacaa GCTCGTCTTCTGGTTCGGAGACTTGAATTTTCGTATCGAAGACCACGGGATGCACTTCATCCGCAACTGCATCAGCAGCAAGAATTTCAACCTGCTGTGGTCTAAAGACCAG CTGActatgatgaagaagaagatccCCAGACTGCAGCAGTTTGAAGAAGGACCTCTCGAGTTTCAGCCTACCTACAAATTCGACTTGAACTCTGATAAATACGACTCGAG GCTGCAGACGGCTTGGTTCGGTCTTAC CGGGAAAAAGCGAAAGCCTGCGTGGTGCGATCGGATCCTGTGGCGGATGAACACCAAACCTCCCCCTGAGAATGCGGATAAAGACCTTGATGAatatgatggtggtggtgattatgATGGAGAGCAGAAGCAGCTCGAGGAACCGTTGGATGAATTTCCTCTCAAAGTAGAGCAGGACGCTTACACCAGCAACATGGAGTACGGCATCAGTGACCATAAACCCGTCACGGGCATCTTCAGACTGGAG CTGAGGAGGATGTACGAGACTCCACTGGTGCGTGTGCGTGCCGAGGGTGAATGGAGCGCAGACATGGACGCTGTGGTGACCTACTGCCCTCTGGAGCAGTTTCCCTCCAGCGCCTGGGACTGGGTTGGCCTTTATAAG GTTGGATTCCAGAGCATTTATGATTACATCACCTATACCTGGGTAAAAGATGACCAGGTGGCCTTGAGTAACGAGCTCATCCAG GTTTATGTGAGCAAGGAGGAGATCCCGGTTCTAGGTGGGGAATGTGTACTGTGCTACTACAGTAGTAacctgcagtgcattgtgggtatcaGCGAACCTTTTAAA GTTCACGCGTCGCAAGCGGCGATTGAAGAAGGCTTCCTACCCCAGAACGTTAACAGATTCGGACGGGATTCGGCCAGTTAG
- the inpp5ka gene encoding inositol polyphosphate 5-phosphatase Ka isoform X2: MVIICAFKYYIYIYYYYYFFIFKCLARGLGKTLAGDEMEQETLKALNALRLEQKTHNIDTFRLFMVTWNVATAEPPDDITSLLQLNSPKKADLYVIGLQEVRAAPLKFVKDLAFGDSWSCLFMNTLTPLGYIQVSSVRMQGLLLLLFSKLEHLPFIRDIRTTYTRTGIYGYWGNKGGVSLRISFYGHSLCFLNCHLAAHINYASQRVEEFEHILNSQTFDGKNTPSVLDHKLVFWFGDLNFRIEDHGMHFIRNCISSKNFNLLWSKDQLTMMKKKIPRLQQFEEGPLEFQPTYKFDLNSDKYDSSGKKRKPAWCDRILWRMNTKPPPENADKDLDEYDGGGDYDGEQKQLEEPLDEFPLKVEQDAYTSNMEYGISDHKPVTGIFRLELRRMYETPLVRVRAEGEWSADMDAVVTYCPLEQFPSSAWDWVGLYKVGFQSIYDYITYTWVKDDQVALSNELIQVYVSKEEIPVLGGECVLCYYSSNLQCIVGISEPFKVHASQAAIEEGFLPQNVNRFGRDSAS; encoded by the exons ATGGTCATTATTTGTGCgttcaaatattatatatatatttattattattattatttttttatttttaaatgtcttgcTAGGGGTCTGGGTAAGACGTTAGCAG gTGATGAGATGGAGCAGGAAACTTTAAAAGCACTGAACGCTCTCAGATTGGAGCAGAAGACGCACAACATCGACACTTTCAG GCTCTTCATGGTCACATGGAACGTGGCTACAGCAGAGCCTCCTGATGACATCACGTCCCTACTGCAGCTTAATTCCCCGAAGAAAGCAGACCTCTATGTGATCGG TTTACAGGAAGTGAGAGCAGCACCTCTGAAGTTCGTCAAAGATCTGGCTTTCGGAGATTCCTGGAGTTGCCTGTTCATGAACACGCTGACTCCTCTGGGCTATATTCAA GTGTCCTCTGTGAGGATGCAGggactgctgctgctgctctttTCTAAGTTAGAGCACCTCCCCTTTATCCGAGACATCCGGACCACGTACACTCGCACCGGGATCTACGGatactgg GGTAATAAAGGAGGGGTGAGCCTCCGTATCTCCTTCTACGGTCATTCGCTCTGCTTCCTCAACTGTCACCTGGCAGCCCACATCAATTACGCCTCTCAAAGGGTGGAGGAATTTGAGCACATCCTGAACTCCCAGACGTTTGACGGCAAAAACACTCCATCTGTTTTAGACcacaa GCTCGTCTTCTGGTTCGGAGACTTGAATTTTCGTATCGAAGACCACGGGATGCACTTCATCCGCAACTGCATCAGCAGCAAGAATTTCAACCTGCTGTGGTCTAAAGACCAG CTGActatgatgaagaagaagatccCCAGACTGCAGCAGTTTGAAGAAGGACCTCTCGAGTTTCAGCCTACCTACAAATTCGACTTGAACTCTGATAAATACGACTCGAG CGGGAAAAAGCGAAAGCCTGCGTGGTGCGATCGGATCCTGTGGCGGATGAACACCAAACCTCCCCCTGAGAATGCGGATAAAGACCTTGATGAatatgatggtggtggtgattatgATGGAGAGCAGAAGCAGCTCGAGGAACCGTTGGATGAATTTCCTCTCAAAGTAGAGCAGGACGCTTACACCAGCAACATGGAGTACGGCATCAGTGACCATAAACCCGTCACGGGCATCTTCAGACTGGAG CTGAGGAGGATGTACGAGACTCCACTGGTGCGTGTGCGTGCCGAGGGTGAATGGAGCGCAGACATGGACGCTGTGGTGACCTACTGCCCTCTGGAGCAGTTTCCCTCCAGCGCCTGGGACTGGGTTGGCCTTTATAAG GTTGGATTCCAGAGCATTTATGATTACATCACCTATACCTGGGTAAAAGATGACCAGGTGGCCTTGAGTAACGAGCTCATCCAG GTTTATGTGAGCAAGGAGGAGATCCCGGTTCTAGGTGGGGAATGTGTACTGTGCTACTACAGTAGTAacctgcagtgcattgtgggtatcaGCGAACCTTTTAAA GTTCACGCGTCGCAAGCGGCGATTGAAGAAGGCTTCCTACCCCAGAACGTTAACAGATTCGGACGGGATTCGGCCAGTTAG
- the inpp5ka gene encoding inositol polyphosphate 5-phosphatase Ka isoform X1 yields MVIICAFKYYIYIYYYYYFFIFKCLARGLGKTLAGDEMEQETLKALNALRLEQKTHNIDTFRLFMVTWNVATAEPPDDITSLLQLNSPKKADLYVIGLQEVRAAPLKFVKDLAFGDSWSCLFMNTLTPLGYIQVSSVRMQGLLLLLFSKLEHLPFIRDIRTTYTRTGIYGYWGNKGGVSLRISFYGHSLCFLNCHLAAHINYASQRVEEFEHILNSQTFDGKNTPSVLDHKLVFWFGDLNFRIEDHGMHFIRNCISSKNFNLLWSKDQLTMMKKKIPRLQQFEEGPLEFQPTYKFDLNSDKYDSRLQTAWFGLTGKKRKPAWCDRILWRMNTKPPPENADKDLDEYDGGGDYDGEQKQLEEPLDEFPLKVEQDAYTSNMEYGISDHKPVTGIFRLELRRMYETPLVRVRAEGEWSADMDAVVTYCPLEQFPSSAWDWVGLYKVGFQSIYDYITYTWVKDDQVALSNELIQVYVSKEEIPVLGGECVLCYYSSNLQCIVGISEPFKVHASQAAIEEGFLPQNVNRFGRDSAS; encoded by the exons ATGGTCATTATTTGTGCgttcaaatattatatatatatttattattattattatttttttatttttaaatgtcttgcTAGGGGTCTGGGTAAGACGTTAGCAG gTGATGAGATGGAGCAGGAAACTTTAAAAGCACTGAACGCTCTCAGATTGGAGCAGAAGACGCACAACATCGACACTTTCAG GCTCTTCATGGTCACATGGAACGTGGCTACAGCAGAGCCTCCTGATGACATCACGTCCCTACTGCAGCTTAATTCCCCGAAGAAAGCAGACCTCTATGTGATCGG TTTACAGGAAGTGAGAGCAGCACCTCTGAAGTTCGTCAAAGATCTGGCTTTCGGAGATTCCTGGAGTTGCCTGTTCATGAACACGCTGACTCCTCTGGGCTATATTCAA GTGTCCTCTGTGAGGATGCAGggactgctgctgctgctctttTCTAAGTTAGAGCACCTCCCCTTTATCCGAGACATCCGGACCACGTACACTCGCACCGGGATCTACGGatactgg GGTAATAAAGGAGGGGTGAGCCTCCGTATCTCCTTCTACGGTCATTCGCTCTGCTTCCTCAACTGTCACCTGGCAGCCCACATCAATTACGCCTCTCAAAGGGTGGAGGAATTTGAGCACATCCTGAACTCCCAGACGTTTGACGGCAAAAACACTCCATCTGTTTTAGACcacaa GCTCGTCTTCTGGTTCGGAGACTTGAATTTTCGTATCGAAGACCACGGGATGCACTTCATCCGCAACTGCATCAGCAGCAAGAATTTCAACCTGCTGTGGTCTAAAGACCAG CTGActatgatgaagaagaagatccCCAGACTGCAGCAGTTTGAAGAAGGACCTCTCGAGTTTCAGCCTACCTACAAATTCGACTTGAACTCTGATAAATACGACTCGAG GCTGCAGACGGCTTGGTTCGGTCTTAC CGGGAAAAAGCGAAAGCCTGCGTGGTGCGATCGGATCCTGTGGCGGATGAACACCAAACCTCCCCCTGAGAATGCGGATAAAGACCTTGATGAatatgatggtggtggtgattatgATGGAGAGCAGAAGCAGCTCGAGGAACCGTTGGATGAATTTCCTCTCAAAGTAGAGCAGGACGCTTACACCAGCAACATGGAGTACGGCATCAGTGACCATAAACCCGTCACGGGCATCTTCAGACTGGAG CTGAGGAGGATGTACGAGACTCCACTGGTGCGTGTGCGTGCCGAGGGTGAATGGAGCGCAGACATGGACGCTGTGGTGACCTACTGCCCTCTGGAGCAGTTTCCCTCCAGCGCCTGGGACTGGGTTGGCCTTTATAAG GTTGGATTCCAGAGCATTTATGATTACATCACCTATACCTGGGTAAAAGATGACCAGGTGGCCTTGAGTAACGAGCTCATCCAG GTTTATGTGAGCAAGGAGGAGATCCCGGTTCTAGGTGGGGAATGTGTACTGTGCTACTACAGTAGTAacctgcagtgcattgtgggtatcaGCGAACCTTTTAAA GTTCACGCGTCGCAAGCGGCGATTGAAGAAGGCTTCCTACCCCAGAACGTTAACAGATTCGGACGGGATTCGGCCAGTTAG